In Desulfosporosinus youngiae DSM 17734, the genomic stretch CTTTGCGCTGCGGCAATGGCCATCTTAGCCAGCGGAGTCGGATAAAGACCAATGGCAATGGTTATTAACATGGTAAATACCATCGTAAACTTCGCAGCCCCATGGACTGGAACCTCAGGTAAGCCCTCGCCATCAGCAAGGAACATCACCTTAACCACCGACAGATAATAATAGACGGAAATCATGCTCATGACGAACCCGATATAAGCAATAGCCACATATCCTTGATCCATCGCTGCTGAGAAGAGATAGAACTTCCCTACGAATCCGGCAAGCGGCGGAATTCCGGCTAAAGACAGCAGCGATGCCGTCATGACAACCGTTGACAAGGGAGATCGGTGCCACAATCCGGCCAGATCCCTGATTTCACTGCTGTCCTGCTTCTCTGCCACAAGCGTCGCTACGGCAAAGGCTCCCATATTGGCGAAGACATAGATCATCGCGTAGAAAAGAACCCCTTTGATACCCGCTGCCGATTCAGCAATGATACCTACCATTAAATAACCGGCTTGAGCAATACTGGAAAACGCCAACAGACGTTTGATGTTGGTTTGAGGAATAGCGGCCAAGTTTCCAACAATCATGGTGATCGCCGCCAAAACAAGGAGAAGGGTTTGTCCCGTCGCCGTAAAGGCTTGGCTATTCATGGTCAAGAGGTAAACCCGGATCAGCACGGCAAAGGCTGCTGCTTTGGAGGCGATCGCCAGGAAGGCTGTGACCGGTGTCGGTGCCCCTTCATAGATATCCGGTCCCCAAAGATGGAACGGAACCAGGGAAATCTTAAAGCCCAATCCGGCCAGCAGGAAAACCGTCGCCAGGAAGCTTGCGGGGGTAAAGGTGCCGCCCAGCCTGCCGGCAATTTCTATAAGCTGAGT encodes the following:
- a CDS encoding NADH-quinone oxidoreductase subunit N, whose translation is MVEFNITTVLAPEIALALLSLILLAIGLLIPAGARKGMMPLTVFSLLGVLAYTLYDFFCGPEAAFLGGLYMHDQFAVYFKVLFLSAALLVVLSSGGYVQKLPKHRGEFYALLLAATLGMMLMAGSGELITMYVGLELMTISFYILVAYLADDPRSSEAGIKYLVLGATSSAILLYGISLIYGLTGSTQLIEIAGRLGGTFTPASFLATVFLLAGLGFKISLVPFHLWGPDIYEGAPTPVTAFLAIASKAAAFAVLIRVYLLTMNSQAFTATGQTLLLVLAAITMIVGNLAAIPQTNIKRLLAFSSIAQAGYLMVGIIAESAAGIKGVLFYAMIYVFANMGAFAVATLVAEKQDSSEIRDLAGLWHRSPLSTVVMTASLLSLAGIPPLAGFVGKFYLFSAAMDQGYVAIAYIGFVMSMISVYYYLSVVKVMFLADGEGLPEVPVHGAAKFTMVFTMLITIAIGLYPTPLAKMAIAAAQSLF